Genomic segment of Thermodesulfovibrionia bacterium:
ATCCCCAGCAAGGATGAGATAACGAATCGCAGGGTTAGTAATAATATTCTTTACCAGCTTGTCAATACCTATATTTTCAGTCTCTGTTTTGCCGATTATGCACAGGCCTTCCGGCTTGAGCTTTACTATCTTCTCCTCAAGTTTCAGGTTTGCAAGTGTAGTGACCGCCACCGGAGCTGACCTGTCAAGGACTGTATACTCGCCATCCACAGTCGGCCAATCATCGCCAACATTAAACTCACAGCTTAAGAGCGTGGAAGATGCAAGGCGGGGAAACTCTTTTGTCAGCAATGTCATAGCCTCGGCCGGAATGCAGAATTTACATCCGAAGCAGGAGTATTTAAGAGGCTTGAGATCCTTGTATATGAGCTTCACATCCTTGAGCAATTCTTTTGCTTCTTTGTCTTTCAGTGTGGGAAGGGATAACTTGAGCCCTTCCAAGGTGCCGCGCATGCATCCGCACTGGGCACATTTGCATGTGCTTATCCCTCTATGTAGTTCTGAAGTGACTTTCTCAAAAACAGATTTCATGATTGAATTATTATGACCAATAACATATAAAACTTCAATGCAGCGGTCATTATCACGTAATCAGAGTCAAGTCATTGCTGATAATATTCAATGCGTGTTATCATGACAGGCAAGGTTTACTTTTTTTTGCGTTTATCATAGAATGTCATAGTTAACTTTTCGGTAATCAGGGCCTATAGCTCAGTTGGTAGAGCCACCGGCTCATAACCGGTTGGTCCCAGGTTCGAGTCCTGGTGGGCCCACCATAAAATCACTATGTTAATTAATATATTGATGTTCAGACCTGATTCCCTTTGTTTTTCCACTTTGTTTTTCGGAGGCAGCATTGAATGAACAATTAGAGCTTCTCAAGAAACTTCAGGATGTTGACTCCGCCATCATCTCTTTAGCTGATGAAATAGATCAGCTCTCAAAGAAAATAGGCAATGACAGTTTACTGCTTAAACAGGCCCAAGCCTCCTATAACATTTCCAAAGCCAAATCTGATGAAGCAGTAAAAAAGAGAAAAGACAAGGAACGGGAGCTTCAGGAGATCCATGATACCATCAACAAGTCCAAGGCAAAGAGCGGTGCGCTCAAGACCAACAAAGAATATGAAGCTCATCTGCGGGAGATAGAATCTTTCCAGAAAAAAACAGAGCGTATAGAGGAAGAGATACTTACTATCATGGTCAGCGCGGATGCTTTAACAAATGAGCTGAAGGAAGAAGGGTTAAAGCTAAAAAAGGCTGAAGAGGAATGTAAAAAAGATGAGCAGCTTATCGAGAATGAGAAGAAGAAGCTGCTTTCAGACATGACAGAATATAAGTCAAAGCGAACTGAATTTACAGACAAGATAGATCCGGATAATTATGAGATTTACATGAACCTTTTAAAGAAGCATGGCAGGACAGCAGTTGCTGAGGCGGAAAATGAGATCTGCTTGGGGTGCAATACGAATATCCCTCCGCAGCTCTTTAATGAAGTAAAAGAAAATCGTAAGATCATTAACTGCTTTTATTGTTACAGATTCCTATATTACAAAGATAAATGACCCCGCTTTTCAGCACAGGCAAGCCTTTTGACAACGCCGCTCAAAAAAACCAGCCCAATGACTTACAGGCAGCGTCTTCTTCAATATATTCAGAAGCAGAGATATACTGTGATGGCGCCTGCAGCGGCAATCCCGGAAAATCTGGTATAGGGGTTGTGATCCTCTTTCATGGAAGCAAAGAGAATGAGCTCAGGATCTCTGAGTATATTGGAGAGGCAACAAATAACATTGCTGAGTATACCTCCCTGCTCAAGGGACTGACAGAAGCAGATTCATCAGGAGTAAAAAAAGTAAGGGTCTTTATGGACTCTGAACTGGTAGTCAAGCAGATAAAGGGTGAGTACAGGGTGAGGAACGAAAACCTGAAGCTGTTATGGGTCAAGGCTATGAAACTTATCGATAAATTCGAGAAGTTCGAGATCTCTCACGTCAGGAGGGAACTGAACGGAGAAGCTGACGCACTCGCAAGAAGCGCTGTTGAAGGGAGTAAAAAGCGGTAGCTGTAACAGATTAGTTTTTTACATATCTTGATAATTGACACTAATAGTTTTATTGTCTATACTAATTTGTCTCTATAATTCAATAACCAAATATAAACTATGGATGATCATAAGTTAAGAGTCTTCTGCACTGTTGCAGAAACAAAAAGTTTTTCCAGGGCATCCGAGATAATCCGCCTGACCCAGCCTGCTGTAAGCCTTCAAATACAGGCGCTTGAGGATATGTACGGCACAAAGCTCTTCAACCGCTCCGGGTGCATAATAACCCTTACCAATGCTGGAGAGATACTGTATAAATATGCAACAGAGATAAATTCTCTGTATGGTGATGCTGAGAAGGAGATAGGTTCACTGACCGGCCAGGTCAAGGGGATTTTAAGTGTTGGAGCAAGTTCTACAATTGGCAATTATATACTGCCTTCAGTTATTTCCGAATTCAAAAAGAAGTACCCAAAGGTCGGGATACATATCCACATAAGCAACACACGGAATGTAATTGAATATCTGAACACAGGCAATGTTGATATTGCCCTGGTTGAAGGTGAGATAAAGAAACAGAAACTCATTGTCGAGAAGCTCATCCCGGACGAAATGGTATTGATCATGTCTCCTCTTCATCCATGGGCCAAGAGACTGAGCATAAGCATAATGGAGCTTTCAAAAGAACCCATGATATTCCGGGAAGAGGGTTCAGGCACAAGGCAGGTGATCGAGAAACACCTTGCAACACACGGCATAACCCAGCAGAACCTGAAGATCTCCCTTGTAATGGGAAGCACGGCATCTATCAAAAACGCTGTTGAAGAAGGGCTTGGGGTTTCAATAATCTCAAAGTGGGCTGTGAAGAAAGAGGTTAAGTTCGGCGTAATAAAAACCTGCGGTTTTAAGGATGAAGCTTTCAAGAGAGATTTTAATCTCGTTTATAAAAAGTCCAAAGAGCCTTCACACACTCTTCAGAGCTTCCTTAAGTTCCTTAAGAAATATCCTTTTGACAGATTGCTGAATTCATAAATCCGGCAGCGCCTATCCCCTTATCCTGATCGTATTAACAAACTCCAAAGAATTAAGCTGTTGAAATATCTTTTTTGTATCTTCCTTCCGCTTTGTTAAGATGTGAAATGTAAATATATACTCTCTTGTTGCGCCCTGTTTTTCATAATCAACTGAGTGCACATGAAATCCGCAACCCTTGAGTACGGAGCAGATCTTTTCTTCAGCGTCATGAATCTCCACTCCGCCTGTGGAAACAGTTATCGTCCTAAACATCACTGTATTTATCTTTCTCTCAACAGCCCTTAAGACAACAAGTGCAAGAATTGTAATTGCGGTAGTCATCAACCCTTCGACATAAAGGCCCGCTCCAATGGCAAGCCCTATTGCAGATACGATCCATATTGATGCCGCAGTTGTCAGCCCTCTTATCGCAAAACCATCCTTTATTATTACTCCTGAGCCAAGAAATCCAATGCCCATAAGCGCGCCGGCTGCTATCCTTGCGGGGTCTATCCTGAGGTTTGGGTCAAGGTCTTTCAGATGAAAAAAGTAGTTTTCAGAAACAATCATTATCAAAACAGCCGCGACACATACGATAAGCTGTGTCCTGAACCCCGCAGCCCTGCCGTGCATCTCCCTCTCAAAACCTATTATGCCTCCGACAAATGCCCCGAGCAGCAGGCGTAAAGCTATTTCGTAAGTTGATATCATGGTTAAGACATTATAGTTTTAGTCTTCCTGCACTGTCAAATAAATAAAAATAAATGATAAATAATAATCATAAACGGAAGTTCTGATATGGTAAACTACTAAAAATCAAACAAAGTGAGGGCGTTAGATTGAGAATAGAGCATGACACACTTGGAGAAGTTAAGCTGCCTGACAAAGCATATTACGGCGCTCAGACACAGAGAGCGGTCGAGAACTTTCCCATAAGCGGGCTCAGGCTTCCCCGGCGTTTTATAAGGGCACAGGGGATAGTGAAGCTTGCTGCAGCAAGGGCAAACGGATCATTCGGGCTTCTGAAAAAAAATCAGTTAACTGCAATTGAGAAAGCTGCGCTTGAGGTCATCGAAGGCATGCATGACGCTCATTTTGTTGTTGACGCCTATCAGGCAGGGGCAGGCACTTCACAGAACATGAACGCAAATGAGGTCATCTGCAACAGGGCTGTGGAGATACTCAAAGGCAAAAGAGGCGACCACAGCAAGATACATCCGAATGACCATGTGAATATGGCGCAGTCAACCAATGACACCATACCTACATCAATATGCATATCATCATTTGAGGCGCTCAAAGAAGGCCTCCTTCCGGCTCTTAGATCTTTGAAGATTGTTCTCTCAAAGAAAGCAAAAGATTTCGACAGGATAGTAAAAGCAGGCAGGACACATATGCAGGATGCGGTGCCTATCAGGCTCGGCCAGGAGTTCAGCGGCTATGCAGAAGCTGTTGCCAATGACATAAAGAGGATAGAGAACGCCTCCAAGTCTCTTCTGTATATTCCGATCGGAGGCAATGCCGTCGGCACAGGGATAAACGCCCATCCAAAATTCCGGCAGACAGTTGTCAGAGAGATCAATAAGATAACCGGAATAAAGTTCAAGAGCCCTGCTAACCGCTTTGAAGGGATACAGAATGTCAACGCAGCACTTGAGGTGAGCGCATCGCTGAGAGGGATCGCAGTAACTCTTACAAAGATATCCAACGATATCCGCCTCCTCAGCTCCGGCCCAAGGACGGGCTTTGCTGAGATCATATTGCCTGCTGTTCAGCCCGGCTCATCCATAATGCCGGGCAAGGTGAACCCTGTCATGGCGGAGATGCTGAATATGATTTGCTATCAGGTCATGGGAAATGACACCACTATAACATTTGCCATGCAGGCAGGGCAGCTTGAGCTTAATGTGATGAAACCGCTCATAGCGTATAACCTGCTTACTTCAATAGAGATACTGACAAACGGCGTAAACGCATTTAATGATAAATGCTTAAAGGGCATAAAGGCTGATGCAAAGAGATGCAGGGAACTGGCTGATGCAACACTTGCAAT
This window contains:
- a CDS encoding ribonuclease HI family protein; translated protein: MTPLFSTGKPFDNAAQKNQPNDLQAASSSIYSEAEIYCDGACSGNPGKSGIGVVILFHGSKENELRISEYIGEATNNIAEYTSLLKGLTEADSSGVKKVRVFMDSELVVKQIKGEYRVRNENLKLLWVKAMKLIDKFEKFEISHVRRELNGEADALARSAVEGSKKR
- a CDS encoding C4-type zinc ribbon domain-containing protein; the encoded protein is MNEQLELLKKLQDVDSAIISLADEIDQLSKKIGNDSLLLKQAQASYNISKAKSDEAVKKRKDKERELQEIHDTINKSKAKSGALKTNKEYEAHLREIESFQKKTERIEEEILTIMVSADALTNELKEEGLKLKKAEEECKKDEQLIENEKKKLLSDMTEYKSKRTEFTDKIDPDNYEIYMNLLKKHGRTAVAEAENEICLGCNTNIPPQLFNEVKENRKIINCFYCYRFLYYKDK
- a CDS encoding selenium metabolism-associated LysR family transcriptional regulator, with translation MDDHKLRVFCTVAETKSFSRASEIIRLTQPAVSLQIQALEDMYGTKLFNRSGCIITLTNAGEILYKYATEINSLYGDAEKEIGSLTGQVKGILSVGASSTIGNYILPSVISEFKKKYPKVGIHIHISNTRNVIEYLNTGNVDIALVEGEIKKQKLIVEKLIPDEMVLIMSPLHPWAKRLSISIMELSKEPMIFREEGSGTRQVIEKHLATHGITQQNLKISLVMGSTASIKNAVEEGLGVSIISKWAVKKEVKFGVIKTCGFKDEAFKRDFNLVYKKSKEPSHTLQSFLKFLKKYPFDRLLNS
- a CDS encoding class II fumarate hydratase codes for the protein MRIEHDTLGEVKLPDKAYYGAQTQRAVENFPISGLRLPRRFIRAQGIVKLAAARANGSFGLLKKNQLTAIEKAALEVIEGMHDAHFVVDAYQAGAGTSQNMNANEVICNRAVEILKGKRGDHSKIHPNDHVNMAQSTNDTIPTSICISSFEALKEGLLPALRSLKIVLSKKAKDFDRIVKAGRTHMQDAVPIRLGQEFSGYAEAVANDIKRIENASKSLLYIPIGGNAVGTGINAHPKFRQTVVREINKITGIKFKSPANRFEGIQNVNAALEVSASLRGIAVTLTKISNDIRLLSSGPRTGFAEIILPAVQPGSSIMPGKVNPVMAEMLNMICYQVMGNDTTITFAMQAGQLELNVMKPLIAYNLLTSIEILTNGVNAFNDKCLKGIKADAKRCRELADATLAIATALNPVIGYEAAAAVSKEAYNTGKTVKQVVIEKGILNKKDANRLLDPMKLTGK
- a CDS encoding MgtC/SapB family protein, with product MISTYEIALRLLLGAFVGGIIGFEREMHGRAAGFRTQLIVCVAAVLIMIVSENYFFHLKDLDPNLRIDPARIAAGALMGIGFLGSGVIIKDGFAIRGLTTAASIWIVSAIGLAIGAGLYVEGLMTTAITILALVVLRAVERKINTVMFRTITVSTGGVEIHDAEEKICSVLKGCGFHVHSVDYEKQGATREYIFTFHILTKRKEDTKKIFQQLNSLEFVNTIRIRG